In the genome of Cydia splendana chromosome 12, ilCydSple1.2, whole genome shotgun sequence, the window CCTCCTATCCAAAAACAAAAAATCCTACAGGACGATAGTATAAGGAGATATACTGGTTCCTGAAAATTCTCGACTCTTCTGCACGGTGTAAGGATTATTAGTTAGGAGTACAGGGCCCCAAGTTCAGTGCAAGTCGTCGAACTACTGAAGTCGTAAATCATAGAAGTTTTTGAGTCATTTATTTTCGATAGGACGATGTGATGCGTCTTTTATAAGTTTTAAGTGGTTTATATAGTTTTGAAGTATTGGAAATTGATTAAAGTTCAATAATGCTATCTAAAAGAAGTTTCATTTCGTTAGTAGTTTTGTGTTTcgtcaaaataatatttttaagagCCTGGAGAGCCGTCATTCAAGTAATGGCGGCGCGTATACAGTTTTATTAAATAGCGTTATACTTAGGGCCTAAGGATCAAAGTAAAGTATACCTCAGTCGGTAAAACTACTACATATAATCTGTGACTGTACTACCTACAGACAATGACTGAAAGCGTATTAATCGTaataaatttgtatgaaaaccagTTGCAGGGTCCACTGGTCCAGTGCAAAATGGCGTATCACGCGGGAAATCGTATTAAACGTGATCTTTATTATAGCGGGTACTATACTGTTTAGCTTTTGTACCAAAGCAGTTCTCATGTAATATgcatatatgtatgtagttgGCACGATGCATTTCTTCCGAGTCCGTGTCCATATCGGAAGTGTGACCTCGGTCGTCTGATGGATTGTCTGCGTTGCCTTTTCTAGAGTTTGTTAAATGTTTGTTAAAAACTATTTATAGGCATGCGTAAAGCGCGTTAAGAAGTTCGTATTTTTAATACTCTGCAATTATAACATTGCGACCAATTTTTACGTAGTACATTTTCTTCCCCTCTATGTGATGGACAGGTACCTTATGTTAACTTATGTGgtgtttttttataccacatcggtggcaaacaagcatacggcccgcctgatggtaagcagtcaccgtagcctatggacgcctgcaactccagaggtacTGTAGTAGTAGTTTGGTACCTATATGCTTGATGAAAACTTATGCCTTATTGAAGGTTTTTGACTGATAAAGAATGGTTAATGTTTGTATTTTTCTAGTCTAAATTTTTTGACCAGCGTGATGagataaataaaattagtaggtactaggtacatttTCGTAATTTAGGTATCTACGTCATATGGCGTATATTTGTTTTATGGGTATAGCTAAAAAAATGTTGGGTTGGGCACTCTTGGACCCATTTCATAAAGCTAAAAGTTACAAactctactcaaaggttaactggaagagaacTCTCcgagggataagttcgcctttgtacttcttactaattgtatgttatttttaatgtatttttgtacaataaagagtttactaaaACTACTATTATACCTTCCTTGCTAAAGGTAATCAGTAAAGTCTGAAGGAACTTTACAAAAAAACCGTAACACTAAGAACATAGCATTTAGAGAGTTATACAATAATTGTTTGAAGACAATGAATGACAAAAAAAAGCTGTAAAAACGCTAATaacagtaataaataataatatttacccTTGAAGGCATTTGCACAATCCAAGAAAGTAAAATGTGATAGGTCGTTTGTGTTTTGCCTTACTgttatatttttcatataacATATAGCATACGGTGAAAgctgtcatctccatacaaaatatatacctaattaaaatgACAAATCGTAATGAGATTTTTATACTATAACCCTTACCGCGACTTCGTAAGCGTTGAAGTCGTTCAAACTTTTATTTTCACCCTCATAAGGGTTAaatttgaaaacaaaaaaaaacgaaaagcTGAATTAGAAAACTatatacttaagtacttactaCAAATGTCAAGGTCCAACCTTCATCAGTTTAAGCTGTGACTTGTCTGTAAATATTTAAGCAACGAAACCGTTTTGTACAGTATGTACATAGTGTGTAGGTATTTTTGATACGACGCATATTCAAAGGGTATATAGTACTGGCCCAAATGAACGATCTCTCataatttttacaaaaaaagaacAGATTTTTATCTCCCTTACGAAATAATTCAGAGTAATGAGTAATGTATCACTGCTTTGTTttactaccaccagttttgacattgacagatacgctcgcgtctaagtaacttactttctatgcatctcgctcgtactcgcatattagtgcaagcgagatgtatagaaagtaatttacgtagacgcgagcgcatctgtcaatgtcaaaactggtggtagccgtacaaaGCACCGCAATGCACCCTTATTCATTCAACACACgctttattgagcttactgtgggacttagtcaatttgtgtaatgttctataatatttatttatttattcatatcgGCGCACCTACACCTACTGACGCGATGTCAAAGTGTCAGAtcattatgtaatttatgtaccCAACACATAGGCGGCTCaaacaaaattcaaaaatgtattATGCTCTGGCAGTtaagtttaattaaaaaaaatctttctaAATCGTTTTCTGGCTCTAAAACCTACGGCTAGTTTAAATTTGCGGTTATATTAAAATACACGCTGTATATtgattgtaggtaggtacagtcgacgtcaaagatatatttacacttttgcaccttgttcctttgtaataaggcgtaaaaatgtaaacatatctttgacgtcgactgtacaacatTTGTCAGAAACACTTGAGTAGAGATTTCTACAAGcaccccatacaaccatttccagtcgccgttacgacgcggtgttgacacatcttgtgtcgacaccgtctgtttcggtcacaattccagtcgcagagtcgtcgccgtgtcgacacagttaccagaaatggggaagggtcgacacatgacacaaagtgacataaagtgtggtcgccgtgtgcacacattgtttcgggtttgcgactactttatgccaaaatcattcgttcattcgttcattttgttcctgtcaaatggaaactgtcagatggaaaaatacttaaataaaaataagtgacattaatacgccatctcttaaacggattacaagacgtaattatatattgtttgcatttatattacaatatgacttaaattattatggggaattaaactgctcgagtgatttgataaactaagtgtaatataatcaacgcgccaccacattgttgtagtttagccggaaatgaaattgtttacttctcagtgcctgtgttcataactatattatttgaagcatttttagtacttcgatgcgtatactatacttaaataacagaaataacgctttacatactaccaaacttgttaattatgatgtataaatatggtttaaggctgagaaatattgcagtcacaaagtagttgcaatgtttcgactttgtgtcgactctgtgttgacacatgacacgcgctgtcaaaagtaataacaaagttactggatttgcaaaatggctccttgtgttgatttgttttcagatattctcaaagtgtaaaaatgccgtggtcagagatgggcattaatcgattaactgtttattcgactaattaatgggataaaaaaagttaattctcaaattttaatcgcgattagtttagtcgacctaacatagattgaaattgaattaatctgaatattaatcgaataaattatcgattaaatctcgattgaaagttgacagggggccatttttgtacgtaaaaataatagaaatgtcttgcatgcagatggtagcaaaacactttgtcataaaagtcgagatgggtgtcgatatataggttttagggagtgccgatttcgaaaataatgatcattttggaatccgaaatggcggccatgcactgtgtcataaaagtcgtcatggatgtcgttttatacgttttaggggaccccaattttgaaaatgatgaccattttggaatccaaaatggcggccatgcactatgtcataaaagtcgtcatgggtgtcgttttataggttttggggggcgcagatttagaaaatgataaccattttggattccaaaatggcggccatgcactatgtcataaaagtcgtcatgggtgtcgttttataggttttggggggcgcagatttagaaaatgataaccattttggattccaaaatggcggccatgcactatgtcataaaagtcgtcatgggtgtcgttttataggttttagagggcgcagatttcgaaaatgatgaccattttggattccaagatggcggccatgcactatgtcataaaagtcgtcatgtatgtcgttttataggttttagggggccccgctttcgaaaatgatgaccattttggaatccaaaatggcggccatgcactatgtcataaaagtcgtcatgggtgtcgttttataggttttggggggcgcagatttcgaaaatgataacattttcaattttaaaatggctgcaatgcactatgtcataaaagtcgtcatggatatcgttttataggttatagggggcgcagatttcgaaaatgatgactattttggattccaagatggcggccatgcactatgtcataaaagtcgtcatggatgtcgttttataggtttctgggggcgcagatttcgaaaatgatgactattttggattccacttttatgacaaaatacgtagccgccatcttggattataaaatgatcatcgttttcgaattctgcactccctaaaacctataaatcgacatccgtgacgacgcaagttatctttattttcagatctaacaaattgctacagaatacaaaggacaaaaaagaagcgaggaggtaatgaaacaagcaaaaatacagatgattcctcgacgcaattgggtgattcttaaattgtgtccagattttttttgtcataaaagtttatatttttcacatattactctcacaagttccgtgacatttcgaccttgtaattttttaagtaaatgtttttgtttatctatgaggatctcactagaatagtataatcaaggtatgttcatatttgatgaatgaaatagtaacgcaaaaaaaaatatatttgtgtcttatattcctgccgaagacttttattttaccttttccttctacacaagtttggccaagtaataagaatttagggctctcaattttattttgacttctacaacagtaaagctacgaggccatgtttggtatccttttcgtataaattcgcagtaccaaatttagttaaggtatcacattgacaccattccgaagtaaaaacatataaacttattaaaatactttcttttaaactcctcttcacgcttaaactgctgaacagttttaatttaaatttggtacacatatatttcgagtcccgagacaggatataataagttatctcaaaaatcatcctttaaaggtgtgaaatgaggtgtaggggggaattcagaattgacttcttgaagaatactgtttaagtttaggtttgaagtcatgttttttcatcatttttaactaaatcaaagatgtagaccatcccaaatttcatataaatcggttcagcggttattgatttcccgtacaaatttccacgccacttttcacaccttcaaaagatgattttggttataagatctatcctatgtcctgttccgggacgcaaactatttctataccaaatttcaacgaaatcggttcagcggttaagcgtcaagaagagtttcaaaaaaaccggccaagtgcgagtcggactcgcgtattaagggttccgtacattaagtccgactcgcgcttgactgcacatttctaataggttttcctgtcatctatatgtaaagaactattttgtgtattcagacggacatacatacagacgcacgagtgatcctataagggttccgttttttccttttgaggtacggaaccctaaaaagatttatttttattttgtgaaatggtgtcaatgtgatatcttaaatggattcagcaccccagatttatacgaaaacgataccaaacacggcctagcaccttcactgatatagatatatcaagataaaattgagagccctaaataaactttcaagagcggatatctcaaaaactattcaacatatcgaaaaaattgactgaataaacttgtaacaaattaaataaactttcattttgtataagtggccatgtcgctgagatgcatagtttccgagatataatcgaaaaacgggaaaatgggaccttcaaagccccctctctcccccccctgctcaagggctacggccggggacttttgatatgttcacctcctaacttgtcaaaccgagttacggagtcaaaaattgtgttccgagcatttccctctacaacttttggagcattcgttgcctgacctaagtagcttattgaatttctttaaaaacttttctgtaaaaggttgacgggtgttgggtgtttatatggtttcggtcgattattatcatttgcattgcccatgatgacttactagaattacgagcacacgagacactaatagtagtttgacaaaccttggttttcaagaggtattttatattgacatttgctgtcacaaatttgctgtcagatttagtcgcaaaccgcacgcaaagtgcacacaaatgtgtcgacaccttgttacggaaaagtgtagacacggcgacgacactttgtttcgaaacaattctagacacattgtgtggactctgttacgacacatctgacatttagttaccactttgtgattctgcgactggaatggttatatgggacgAGCCAGATGTCACGGTCACGAGAACGATGACCCAATAAAAGCAGGCAATCTTCCCTATCGCCAGATCAGTCCCATGCATTCAGTAAAGTTAGTAAACATATAAATGTCGGCACCTCAAGCCCCTCAAGGGCTTATCACAgagtaaataataacaaaaaagaACTAATCTCACAAAACAGTATGCCATTTTATGGTCTTCATCAGCAgcaattataatttaaaaaaaaataggcacCCCAACAATAAAGGTGTGCCTATAATACAATATTAAGAGTTAATTCCCGCGATTTTACCTGATCAAGGAATCAGTcagaattttcaataaaaaaaaaaggattttcCAAATCGGCTGCGTCGtagaaaacctaaaaaaaagtatgacacaTTTAGAATCTCGTCCTTCGACTCGACTGTGAAGTCGGTGAATAAAGGTCGACGCGacataacataaaaaatgcaaagtaggtacctatatgttaaACAAAACGCCTTACAGTcacatgtctttaaaaaaactaggtactgtaaaatatcaaatatgggAACGCTTAAACAACATTTTACTGAAAATTATCGATGGAATAACGTCGCCGTTGCATCGTCATGttaaatattcatatttttatctaATCTACGTACAGTATTCACAAAGGAGACTCAACATACAGGCCAATTCTAACGTACATTGTCATtaaaatgatatttgaatcatataaTTTAGTTACCGTGCGTCTCGCCCGggcaaataagtaggtactacatGTAAGGAtagtcaaagacatatgtaacttcgtataagatgaataaagtctaaggaaaaaacgtgcctcggaaatcaagaaaaagtcattctcggatagatggcgcacacacctttagcctatgctcggctagatggcatGACGACAACGTTTCATATTTagcaattttaacacatagatatcagtgaatgaacatgggtcaaaatgatataaaaataataaaatcatttatccatatatatacatttttttgataattttatacgtttttaatttgagttttagtcgtgtgtcgatagatggcagtaaatttactgtgactacaaaatttactatgacaggacccctctatactatataTTCTCTTTGGGATAGGTAAGTTCGAGCGAAATGCATAATATATTTGAATGACATTAGTTAGATGTCAGTCCGATGTCAGTATACGTTCGAATTGGTCTGATATAGTACTAATAATCGTCTCcgtaacttatttataaacacTTCAGCTCattgtttatttacaaatacTGTCATACATAACCTACTCTCAATTTCGCACCCATTATCAAACACCGGAACAGCTTTTTTACTATTTACATAATTAATCATAATCACTGCGGTACGAAtagtgaattaaaaaaaaaactggcgCCGGCGAGTCGGCGGGAGGGGGGGCTTGTGAGGTCAGCCTCGGTGCAACGGAACGCAGGGATGAGGGAAAGCGAATGTCGACAGTATCGACAGGTATCGATATGATGTTGACGATAATTTGTCGACAAATACTACTACTACCACCTgtctatgttttaattcattAGGAATAaccatacattaaaataatggaaataacagcgtcatatagtaaattaaaacgTATTTAAGAAGCATGGCTGCTGTAtcacaaatcctttataaaatAACTCAAATGCTTAATAAGCAAAGAATTCATAGATAAAGCATTAACCTCAATAACTAATCTGATGGCcgtcgctttcataaaaacaaGTTCCTACGCCATTTCCTGGGATAGGTAGCCATCAAGCGTATCACAGGTTCCCATAAGCCGTGGCAAATTGCCGGGACAACGTGAGACAAagcattatttaattaaaattacgaTAAATATTCTTTGATAAGTACCACTAAAAACCTTTTAAGCACAAATTTAACATCACTTTTATTTTCAAGCAATGCAGTATTTTTTGCGCCTTTTGTGAAAACAGGCGACTTGCAATCGAATCAATTAAAATCAATTAACACAATtattaaaattggtaatcattaaaaaataattaattgttaCTATTTTTAGGAAATATtatcgaaataaaacaatagctatatattatgtatgtatataatcaAAACTAGAGCACTGTGATAACAActtaattaacaataaaatgAGGTTATATTTCGCCAAATGTGAGTAGCATAACATAACTTATACAACAGCTAATAAAAGATTCAAACCTCATCAGGCAACAATCAATAAAATCTTCCAGCAATTGATGTCACAGTCACAGCCCTACATTACGGAATCTAGATCAGAGATAAAAGTCGAAGTGTTAtcataaaatattgtaaattaattGAGCTGAAGCCACGATATATTGCCCATCACTAGACAGGTCAGGCAGTGGGAGGGTACCCCCTCCCTCCTGCTCGGCGCCCCCTCCGCCGTATAAAACCCGGCCCGGCCACGCGCGCCGCGTCTATTTGCCGCATCGCCGCCGTGTAGTCACAACTCTTGTTTTAAACGCGATCTCACGCGAACAAAATTGTGAAAGTGTTGCATATAAAACGCGATTTCTCGACAGCGAGAGTACCGCGCCTACGGCATTTTAAACAAATAGTGTTGGTGGGAGTGTAAATTGGAATTGTGAACTTGGTAGAGGGTTCAATGGAAGCGAGGTTCGTGACCTGTCGGAGCTTCCAGCAGATCAAGCCGCCAGAGAAGAGCCTAGCGCCGCCGCCGACGGTGAAGGGGCTGCTGTCTCGATTCGGAAGCCAGGCACAAGCTCTCTTCGCGCCGAAGAAACCCCGCTTCGGATCTTCGGTAGCGATCCACAAGCTTCGCGAAACCAAGTGGTTTAAACATGAGGAGCAGAACATCTTGTGTGCAGTTCTGGAGACCGGATTCATTCTCGAAGTCCGAGCGGAGGATCCGCTACCGCCAGACTCCTGTCTTTCTCCGGACTACCATATGTACGCCATCGCCATGTGGAAGAAGGGTAAAGGTATGTATCGTAATTAAATAGCATTCTATTTCATAAAAACGTACTTGAAATAGCAGTTTATCATTGTAATTGGGACATGCGATAACGTTCACGTCGCGTGCCGCACTGGATTTAGTTTAGCACGTACGCACCGCCATTGTAAATAAATCATGTCGTAACATAACGAAATCAACAGACGAATGGCGAACGTTGTCCTGACAAGCGGTATGCTTTAAGGTCAAGAAAActcttttataattattttgttttatctacagaaaaaacaaaaaacccgGAACAGATAGAGGTGTTCACGGTCCAACAGAAAGGTGTAAGGAAACGAGTTGTGAAGACAACCCTGGGTGCATTCTGGAAGAAGGACTCAGTGATCCGCATCAACAATGTGGACGACAAACAGGAATCACCGAACAGCGAAAAGGACATTCGAGCAAAGGTAAACTAGTCGCGACGAGTTTCCAATTCACTATGACTTCTCACATATCTCTTGCTTAACGGAGTCATCGTTCTTATGTCCTTGATTAGTCATCTAACGGCATACCACACGCGGCTTAAGTTTCCCAAGAGAATTTTGTCGAATTTTAATAACCGAACGGCCTTCAGTCGATACTACTTTCAACTCTGTAAATC includes:
- the LOC134795285 gene encoding uncharacterized protein LOC134795285; amino-acid sequence: MEARFVTCRSFQQIKPPEKSLAPPPTVKGLLSRFGSQAQALFAPKKPRFGSSVAIHKLRETKWFKHEEQNILCAVLETGFILEVRAEDPLPPDSCLSPDYHMYAIAMWKKGKEKTKNPEQIEVFTVQQKGVRKRVVKTTLGAFWKKDSVIRINNVDDKQESPNSEKDIRAKLDMATKSRFERNWHNTLHFVHWCRYGETPQEARMRQISESLKWGNIGMNMGVMLVSQNNARAKAKSV